A segment of the Anguilla anguilla isolate fAngAng1 chromosome 6, fAngAng1.pri, whole genome shotgun sequence genome:
TACATTAGAGGACCAATGATGACATTTTACAGCTGTTTTAAATTTAGAGAAAGGCCCTTGTAATTTTGAAAGGACAAACTACTCTTCATATTTCATTTCCTACTGaagtatttataaaatgtatttaacctgtgcagtgtgttaatgAAAGGTTTGGCACTGAGTAgggacatttaaaatgtatttttcagatgGATTAGATATCATGGATCCAATCATTattattctgtaaaaaaaaaaaaataaacataagtgTCCATCTACAGGAGGCTTGTCACTTTGCCTACTGGTGAAATACgtcaaaagattttttatttatttattttttctcatcaaAATTTAAGAACACATATTGATGAGTGAGTCATTTAGCCCTTGTAAATTCATCATTTggctacaggtgtgtgtgtgtgtgtgtgtgcaatcaaACACAACACGGCAGCAGATACACATAGTGGTTAAATGCATAGATATTCTTCCTagattaaacattaaacatgttataggtaaaaataaaagtaatgtgGTCCAACTTCTGTGTCTTCATTGTCCTGTGTCCAGTCTTATATAAGTGACATAAGTCTTCAAGTGTAGATACAACTAGAGTCATAGTGGTCCAGTGTCTTATATGTTATCATTGAGTTTTGACAATATCAATAAACATTCACAAGTTGTGTTTAaaattaaaggtaaaaaaaaaaaagttatgtaaaaaaaatatattttttttttacaaaattattattacattatttttcatagtTTTATTAAGTACACACTTGTCACTTTTAAAAACGTCAAATTTTCCTGGATTCAGCTGGTCAGACAGCCTTCAGGGAGTTTCTGAAGACAGAGTTCAGTGAGGAGAACATCCTGTTCTGGCTGGCCTGTGAGGagtataagaaaataaaatcaacagacGAGATGGTTGCCACAGCAAACAGAATCTATGCAGAGTTTGTTGAAGTCGAGTCCCCTAAACAGGTAAGGTTCTGTAGAAAATggccagaattttttttcaacttATGTCTGTTTGTTTGAAGCAGGCAAGtaatatacaatattttatcattacaaaataagtacaatgcagaaaatacattaaattcaCACAAATATGAAACAGTTTGCACAAATACAACACaagaatataaaatgcatattttgggTTGATTCACGTTCTTCCATAAAAGTTACGTTTTCCTGTACTTTTTAGACATATTTTGGTGACTGTTGTACACTGTTTGTACAAAACCCATTGGCGTTTAAATGTGATTCAAACTTATTCAGACTTCAAAGATGAGTTGCTTGAATCCAGGCCAGAATCAGTTATTTCAGTATaatgtgataaataaataaataaatataaattcacattttatacAAAGAACAACCTATACTGTAAACCTGTTTCATTTCTcaaaaaaagcagaattttaATCAGATGAATCTGCAAAGAAATTGATCATGGAAAAGGCTTTTAAGACCATATACACAGGAAAAATCCAGACAatgccaattttttttatttatttattatttttttttttttaaacaaccgTAGGGTGTTTGTTGGTAAACTAATGTGTTTCCTCTTCACAGATTAATATTGATTGTGGAACACGAGAGACcatcacaaaaaacatttcccaacCAAACCTTGAATCATTCGACAAGGCACAGCGATTAATATATGGCTTGATGGCAAGGGACTGCTACCCACGTTTTTTGAAATCTGACATCTACCAGGCACTTTTGAGAAGATCACAAAAAAGATGACTTCCTGTTAACAACCATCCAGAAGTGcgctttttctctttttacagGTTCTTTGATTAATTTCTTTTATATGGTAACTTTGGTTATATGTGTGATTAATTTCTGCTTCAGACAACTTATAGAAACTGATCATGTGTACAGTGCAGAACTTTGTAATATGCCAATACACAATTGATCAAAACAAAAGTGTAAATATGCTATGGATCATTTTagtgtttattaaatattttggttacacgcacacacacacacacacacacacacacacacacacataagattgctttcatgttttctttatttttcagtcctaatacagaaaaaaaaaacatattttattgtcCAAAGGTGTTCCcttaatgcactttttttgctCAATTGTAATTTAccatttgcaaaaaagaaagaaagaaattattttgtttaggtTAACATATTGAAACTCCTGAAACATTGACCCCCAGTTCATGAAATTCTAATTTATCAACTACAGCCAAGCATTCATGTTGTGACCATGGATAACTCAACAGTCTGTCCTCCGCCTTATGTTGCTGGTCAATTTAAGCTGACagaataaatgtatgtttgctGCGGCACCACTGTTGGTTCATGCAGTTGATTACTGTTAGGTAATTGCCGGATAATTGTGTTGAATTCCACAATGCATGTACATTCTTGGAGTCTTTATTTGTCCAGATGCATAGCATATGGAATAATTAGCAGGTAAAGGATATTCTCGCTTTTTCTGTCATTCTGCCATTTTGTATAATCCATCCagttcttcaaaaatgaaagattttccAGATGTTTTAGGGGAAATCTGAACCCTTATAACATACTAAACAATGTAACGGCCTGCAAATCGCTACATATATGTATCTCCTTACACTGAACATGCTGTTCAGCACAGGTATCTGGGTGGATTTtatgcaattacattttttttttgtgaattagttcaatgacagttatttttaaaatatgttaactcatttttcattaaaataaagcttacatttattattaatatgaaaaCTTCATGATTGCCAATCAATTTTAGGTCCACAGTTTGATTTGCTGTCTAGTTGTTAACTTGTTAACTAGCAAACAGTATTTAATTAGCGTTTAAGTTAATCAATGATGATTCTGTTATATGCACAGGCATCGTGGTGTTCTAATAGGATTGCAAACAAGAATGGCTTTTTAAACATTACAAAACTAAATGTTTTGTTGCTGGTGTCTGacaagggagaaaaaaatcctCAGACCAATGCAGTGTACTTTGCTAGCTAGGTATGAACAATGTGTTCTTGCATGCTAGGCTAAAATACAGGAAAGGGAACAATGGGGATAAATGGCTGCAAACACTATGCAATTTTTCTTACACATTACTTTTTCtgacatttataaaacattacagTTTCTGTAACTAAAGCAAATTACGCT
Coding sequences within it:
- the LOC118229627 gene encoding regulator of G-protein signaling 21-like, which gives rise to MSRVLLLTSLVKDFNAIFKGRCCCYSKDPLDQVESWGESVDRLLECKSGQTAFREFLKTEFSEENILFWLACEEYKKIKSTDEMVATANRIYAEFVEVESPKQINIDCGTRETITKNISQPNLESFDKAQRLIYGLMARDCYPRFLKSDIYQALLRRSQKR